Below is a genomic region from Syntrophorhabdus sp..
CGACGGGCGCTGGCCCATGAGGGCCTTTTCCGCCGACACCGCGTGTATGGCGGTGGGCGCCACGGAGCTCAGGATGACGCGTGCATCGACGATCACCCCGTCAGGTTTGTCGAGCGTCAGTCTTGAGGACACCGCGACGATGGCGATCTCAAGCGCGGCCCTGTGGCCGAGCTTGATATAGTCGGCACCCGTGAACGGCGGCGGGGAAGGTATGACGATCCG
It encodes:
- a CDS encoding xanthine dehydrogenase family protein subunit M — protein: RIVIPSPPPFTGADYIKLGHRAALEIAIVAVSSRLTLDKPDGVIVDARVILSSVAPTAIHAVSAEKALMGQRPSEDLFAKAASLAVGDSSPITDMRGGAEYRRDMVNTLVKRTLLRAFKDARDTKGGNA